From Halapricum desulfuricans, a single genomic window includes:
- a CDS encoding HAD family hydrolase gives MTYETILFDMDGVLLTGYHTDREVYRQAAAATLADFGIDYEGEPPPGLVDPDDISEVRTTCDDLSLPATSVWAYRERAATTIENERIAAGDRVPFDDTTVLADLADDHPLAIVSNNRQGTVRFAAEYFDWPLNAVRGRYPTLTEFGKRKPDAHLLRWMLDRLDAGEALFVGDRRTDIAAADRAGIDSALLARDGNVPDGESEPTHHIESLDALPDLV, from the coding sequence GTGACATACGAAACGATCCTGTTCGACATGGACGGCGTGCTGCTGACCGGATACCACACCGACCGGGAGGTATACCGCCAGGCGGCCGCCGCGACGCTCGCGGATTTCGGGATCGACTACGAAGGAGAGCCGCCGCCGGGACTGGTCGATCCCGACGATATCTCGGAAGTTCGAACGACCTGTGACGATCTCTCGCTGCCAGCCACATCGGTCTGGGCCTACCGGGAGCGGGCCGCGACGACGATCGAGAACGAACGGATCGCCGCGGGTGATCGCGTTCCGTTCGACGATACCACCGTGCTCGCGGATCTCGCCGACGACCATCCACTTGCCATCGTCAGCAACAACCGCCAGGGAACCGTTCGGTTTGCCGCCGAGTACTTCGACTGGCCACTGAACGCCGTCCGCGGTCGGTATCCGACGCTGACGGAGTTCGGCAAGCGCAAGCCCGACGCCCACTTGCTCCGATGGATGCTCGACCGTCTCGACGCCGGCGAAGCGCTGTTCGTCGGCGACCGGCGCACGGACATCGCAGCCGCCGACCGCGCTGGAATCGATAGCGCGCTGCTGGCCCGGGACGGAAACGTCCCCGACGGGGAGTCCGAACCCACCCACCATATCGAATCGCTGGACGCGCTGCCGGACCTCGTGTGA
- a CDS encoding TrmB family transcriptional regulator, which yields MSGPNTADGIDAVVEESVGLLQRFEFTEYEAKSFVALSRIATGTAKEIADVADIPQARVYDCMETLSDRGLVDIQQSTPRRFRASDPDEAVATLERQYTRHLDRLRELFPRLESPTRDDESVDVWVMEGSTEVSERLRELVSAADDEVLLALAVEELLTDELLDAIDAAAERGVAVTVGSPGEPIRDRIAETAATSRVVETWTWWEEYPVRPGAVSAVLMVDGESMLVSADAASSLPGVSNHRAVWTDSERAPLVKMLRPLLARAVDPSSADGSASV from the coding sequence ATGTCAGGACCGAACACAGCGGACGGGATCGACGCGGTCGTCGAGGAATCGGTCGGATTGCTTCAACGGTTCGAATTTACCGAATACGAGGCGAAGAGTTTCGTCGCGCTGTCCCGGATCGCCACCGGCACGGCCAAGGAGATCGCGGACGTCGCCGACATCCCCCAGGCACGCGTCTACGACTGTATGGAGACGCTGAGCGACCGCGGGCTAGTCGACATCCAGCAGTCGACGCCGCGGCGCTTTCGCGCGTCCGATCCGGACGAAGCGGTCGCGACGCTCGAACGACAGTACACCCGCCATCTCGACCGTCTGCGGGAGTTGTTTCCCCGTCTCGAATCCCCCACTCGGGACGACGAGAGCGTCGACGTCTGGGTCATGGAGGGATCGACGGAAGTCAGCGAGCGACTACGTGAACTCGTCTCCGCAGCGGACGACGAGGTACTGCTCGCGCTGGCCGTCGAGGAGTTACTCACCGACGAACTCCTGGACGCGATCGACGCGGCGGCCGAGCGCGGCGTCGCGGTCACCGTCGGCTCCCCGGGGGAGCCGATCCGCGACCGGATAGCCGAAACCGCCGCGACCAGCCGGGTCGTCGAGACCTGGACCTGGTGGGAAGAGTATCCCGTCCGGCCCGGCGCGGTCAGTGCAGTGTTAATGGTCGACGGCGAGTCGATGCTCGTCAGCGCGGACGCGGCCTCGTCGTTGCCCGGCGTGAGCAACCATCGTGCGGTCTGGACCGACAGCGAGCGCGCACCCCTGGTGAAGATGCTGCGGCCCCTGCTCGCACGCGCAGTCGACCCGTCCAGTGCCGACGGTTCGGCAAGTGTCTAA
- a CDS encoding cytochrome P450 has protein sequence MRPTPPQPKGEPLFGNARQYADDPFRFLTACERSYGDVVSLDLGPLETYLLTDPDEIQRVLVADADSYVKPDFQDDAIGDLLGEGLLLSEGDTWQRQRDLANPAFAMARLGQFTDTIAGHAEAMVNEWRDGDSRDIELEMTQVTLDVICDLMLDVELTDSQRETIRENLGPIGARFEPDPIRFITPDWVPTPDNREYQAAIDELDRVVSEIVAERRGTEGHEDDEDPPMDVLSILLRAQNRGEQTSKQLRDEVVTMLLAGHDTTALTLTYSWYLLANHPEVERAVQAEADAVEGPVTFEAVRELDLIERVIQESMRLYPPVYVIFRQPTRDVELGGYRVPKGASVMLPQWAVHRSPDFWDEPDQFDPDRWLDQGDRPRFAYFPFGGGPRHCIGKHLAMLEAQVILATVAREFSLDTDREGELDLLPSLTAHPRGGMPMTLRRR, from the coding sequence ATGCGCCCGACCCCGCCACAACCCAAAGGGGAGCCACTGTTCGGCAACGCCAGGCAGTACGCTGACGATCCGTTTCGGTTTCTGACGGCTTGTGAGCGTTCGTACGGTGACGTCGTCAGCCTGGATCTCGGCCCGCTGGAGACGTATCTGCTCACCGACCCCGACGAAATCCAGCGGGTGCTCGTCGCTGACGCAGACAGTTACGTCAAGCCCGATTTTCAGGACGACGCAATCGGCGATCTCCTCGGTGAGGGGCTGCTGTTGAGCGAAGGCGATACCTGGCAGCGCCAGCGCGACCTCGCCAACCCCGCGTTTGCGATGGCGCGGCTGGGTCAGTTCACCGATACTATCGCCGGTCACGCAGAAGCGATGGTCAACGAGTGGCGCGATGGAGACAGCCGCGACATCGAACTGGAGATGACACAGGTGACTTTGGATGTCATCTGTGATCTGATGCTGGACGTCGAGTTGACCGACAGCCAGCGCGAAACCATCCGGGAGAACCTCGGGCCGATCGGCGCGCGGTTCGAACCCGATCCGATCAGGTTTATCACGCCCGACTGGGTGCCGACGCCGGACAACCGGGAGTACCAGGCGGCCATAGACGAGCTGGACCGGGTCGTCTCGGAGATTGTCGCCGAGCGTCGCGGGACTGAGGGTCACGAGGATGACGAGGACCCACCGATGGACGTACTGTCGATTCTGCTGCGAGCGCAGAACCGCGGCGAACAGACCTCCAAGCAGCTGCGTGACGAGGTCGTGACGATGCTGTTGGCCGGCCACGACACGACAGCACTGACGCTGACCTACAGTTGGTATCTGCTGGCGAACCACCCGGAGGTCGAGCGGGCAGTCCAGGCCGAGGCCGATGCCGTCGAAGGGCCGGTCACCTTCGAGGCTGTCCGGGAGTTGGACCTGATTGAACGCGTGATCCAGGAATCGATGCGGCTGTATCCACCTGTCTACGTAATCTTTCGCCAGCCGACGCGAGACGTCGAACTCGGCGGCTACCGTGTCCCGAAAGGGGCGTCAGTTATGCTGCCACAGTGGGCAGTTCATCGGTCGCCCGATTTCTGGGACGAACCCGACCAGTTCGATCCCGACCGCTGGCTTGACCAGGGTGATCGGCCTCGATTCGCGTATTTCCCGTTCGGGGGCGGGCCACGCCACTGTATCGGCAAACACCTCGCGATGCTGGAAGCCCAGGTCATCCTGGCGACCGTCGCCCGTGAGTTCAGCCTCGACACCGACCGAGAGGGGGAACTCGATCTCCTCCCGTCACTGACTGCCCACCCGCGTGGCGGGATGCCGATGACGCTCCGACGACGGTAG